The genomic stretch ATCTCGCCAAATCCATCCGACCACATCTGCCCTTCTTTGAGGGTGAAGGTAATCGTGGTTGGGCTGGATTGCGTCATGCTTTCCGCCAGATCAAGCTGCCAATCCCATTCCTGACCCGGAACATATTGGATCAACTTGCGGTAGATGCAGCCATATAGCAGTTCTTCGAGAAATCCTGATGCATCCAGCGGATCATAATCATCAGGTTCGAGATAGGTCCGCACATTCAAGCGGCTGCCATCTGCCCAGGCGGCAATCGGGAACATGGCTGCGGCGCTGAGCGCTGCGGCCCCCGCAAAGACCTGTCGGCGTGTCGGGTCCGGTACGAACGAAAAGGTTTTCTGGTTACTCATGATGAACTCTTTCGGTGGTGGAACAGCGCGGTGGGTTGCGCGCATTCTGCGACGATGATGTGCCATCCTGCTGCCCGTGGCTGTTTGCATGCAACTACGCATTCCGCGAAAACTGCTTATGTCTGACGCGCTTGCTGCGTCATCTCGCGTCAGGCGGGCAGCTCTAGCGCGGTCAGCATATGCTGCCCCTCGCCGCCCGCTGCCAGCATCCGCGCCACATGCCGGGGCAGCGCCGGGCATTGTGGGGCGAAAATGCCGGTCTGTTTCATGCTTTTGCGCTTATCGATGGTCTTTCCCAGATATTCGAGAAACACCTGCGCCGCGAAAGGGGATCTGGCGCTGCGGCCCTGCACCCCAAGCGTCATACCTGTCAGGTATGCGGGCACCTCTGCCGCGGCCGGGAACAGGATTGTCTGCGACAGCGACCGCAACGCATTGGCATTATGGTCGATAATGAAGATCCGCCCCCCAAGCATCAGCGCGGTGCCAATATACCGGATGAAATGCGAGCGTCCCAAAAGGCTTTCTTCGGGCTGGATCCGCTCGGACAGGCGGGTGTAATAGACGCCTTTATATTCAACGATGCGCAACAGCGACCGGCGGATCATGCCCGGCCGGCTGGGGGTGTAATAGTAATAAAAGTAATAGCCGCAGTAAGGTTTCAGACTATCTGCCGACCCGACGATCATCCGGTCGATATGGGTCGCCGCCGGCCCGAGCGCACGCAGCAGATGCCGCGCACGCGGGCGCAAGGACACAAGATCGGCAAAGCGGCCATGGGGCAAAAGCAGCTCTTCTTCATCGACGCCGAAATAATCACAAATCCGCCGGGTATTGCGGGCCGAGGGGCGCGATGTCCCGCTCAGATATTTGGTGAATTGTTGCCGGTTGATACCCAGCCCCCGACAGACATCGGCGATGGAGGGGGCATAGCTGCACAGCAGCTTCAGATTGCGCGCAATATTGTCTTGCATATGCAAGTTGTATCTGGCGGCAGCAATTGCGCAAGCTGTATCGCGCCTGTTCGCGTCAGTTGACCGATCCGCCGTTCTGTTTTGCGTCAATCTGCGATCTAGGTTCCATCACGCGGGACAGAAAACTGCCAGTCGCGCGCGACAAGGCAATCCTTGCCTTCATATGCCTGCAGGCATGCGGCGATATGGAAAGACGTCGCATCGCAGGTCATGACCGTGCGCGTCTCGGTGCGGGTCTGCCAATGGGCGCGGCCGATTGTATAGCGCCACCGGGTTTCATGGCGGGCCGTCAGCGGGTCATCGGGATGGATGTCCCAGATTTCGGTGATCACCTTGCCCGATTCAATGCCCGTGCTTTCATGGCGCGTCAGCCCCGCATCCGTGATCAGTTGCAGCCTTTGGGTGCCATCGGGCAAGATCTCTGCCTGGCGGGTATACGCGGCGGCCCGCAAAACATGCGAGCGGCCTTGGCGCATCTGTTCAGGCGGGCCGAATTGCGGGCTGGCTTCGTTGATATCGGGCCGGACAGGAAGCGTCAGGGCACAGCCCGTTGGGTCCAATTGCAGTGACAAGGGCGCGGCAGAGGGCCAGATCATCGGCCAATAGGCCGTTGACAAGGACAGCCGCAGGCAATGTCCCGCCGGTAAGCGATAGGCGATATCATTCAACGAAAACGTCACGTCGACGGGCCTGCCCGGTATCAATGGCGTCACCCTGACATGCCCGTCATCATGGGTCAGGTTCATAACCCCCATGGTGATAAAGGCGACCGACCCATCCGGGCGGAGGTCACAAAGCCGCGCCACGACGAAACCGCTGGTCTGATCCGCTATCAGCCGCAGTTTCAACCGCGCCGCCCCGACAATATCCTTGCCGGTCACAAAGGGGGACGTGTCCAGCGTCAGGCATTGCGCATCATCGGCGCGCTGGTCATCGGCAAGTTCATCAAGGCTGCGCATCCCGGGGCAGAAACGTTGCCCCGCCAGCCCGATGGTCTGCGGGTTCGTGACATAAAGGGGTGCATCGCCCTGTGTCTCGCCAAGCCCGTGTTGTGACAGATAAAATATCTCGGTTCCAATCCGGGGCGATGGCCAGGATTGTTCGGCAATCCAGCGCCCGTTGCGGGCCGGCATGTGACGCGCGGGCGGATCGGATTCCATGACAAACATCCGGTAGGACATGTCGGGCGCGGTGCCTTCGCCTTTCAGCCAATGGTCAAACCATGCTTTCACCTCTGACAGAAACCCGATTGCCGGTTCCGGCCAAGCCACATTGGGATATCGATGCGCCCAAGGGCCATTGATCCCTGCAACGGGTGATGACAGCCCCGCAATCGTGCGCGGCACCGCGTTGGAATAGGCATCTGCCCAGCCGCCCACGGCAAGAATGGCCGCCGTCACCCCGCCATAATCCTCGCAGACAGAGCCGCGCTTCCAATAGGCATCCCGGCGCTGATGGGCCAGCCATGTCTCGATATGCAAAGGCTGGGTCCGCAGCCTGTCCAGCCAGATGTCACGCCATGCTTCGCCCAGGATTTCAGGGTCCGGCGGGCGCGCCGAATAGGCCAGCATCTGCGACGACCAGCCCTTGTTTTCCGTCAGCAGGCAGCCGCCCATGTAATGGATGTCATCGGCATAGCGGTCATCGGTGAAACAGATCGCGACAGCGGCTTTCAGGGCGGGTGGTGCCAGCTGCGCCAGTTGCAGCGCATTAAAGCCGCCCCAGCTGATGCCGATCATGCCGACCGCGCCGTTGCACCAGCTTTGTGCGGCCAGCCATGCGATGACTTGCAGACCATCATCCAGCTCGGCTGCGGAATATTCATCGCTCATATGGCCGTCGGAATCGCCGCTGCCACGAATATCGACGCGCACGCCCACATATCCGTTCTGGGCCAGCCAGCTATGGGTCAGCTCGTCGCGGGGCAAGGTGGCGTCGCGCCGGCGATATGGCAGATATTCCAGCACCGCTGGCGCAGCGTTATGCGCGGCTGTC from Yoonia vestfoldensis encodes the following:
- a CDS encoding helix-turn-helix domain-containing protein, which encodes MQDNIARNLKLLCSYAPSIADVCRGLGINRQQFTKYLSGTSRPSARNTRRICDYFGVDEEELLLPHGRFADLVSLRPRARHLLRALGPAATHIDRMIVGSADSLKPYCGYYFYYYYTPSRPGMIRRSLLRIVEYKGVYYTRLSERIQPEESLLGRSHFIRYIGTALMLGGRIFIIDHNANALRSLSQTILFPAAAEVPAYLTGMTLGVQGRSARSPFAAQVFLEYLGKTIDKRKSMKQTGIFAPQCPALPRHVARMLAAGGEGQHMLTALELPA
- a CDS encoding CocE/NonD family hydrolase, with the translated sequence MAQSAGASTDPAGLRVLDPVWITMRDGTRLAARIWMPKTAAHNAAPAVLEYLPYRRRDATLPRDELTHSWLAQNGYVGVRVDIRGSGDSDGHMSDEYSAAELDDGLQVIAWLAAQSWCNGAVGMIGISWGGFNALQLAQLAPPALKAAVAICFTDDRYADDIHYMGGCLLTENKGWSSQMLAYSARPPDPEILGEAWRDIWLDRLRTQPLHIETWLAHQRRDAYWKRGSVCEDYGGVTAAILAVGGWADAYSNAVPRTIAGLSSPVAGINGPWAHRYPNVAWPEPAIGFLSEVKAWFDHWLKGEGTAPDMSYRMFVMESDPPARHMPARNGRWIAEQSWPSPRIGTEIFYLSQHGLGETQGDAPLYVTNPQTIGLAGQRFCPGMRSLDELADDQRADDAQCLTLDTSPFVTGKDIVGAARLKLRLIADQTSGFVVARLCDLRPDGSVAFITMGVMNLTHDDGHVRVTPLIPGRPVDVTFSLNDIAYRLPAGHCLRLSLSTAYWPMIWPSAAPLSLQLDPTGCALTLPVRPDINEASPQFGPPEQMRQGRSHVLRAAAYTRQAEILPDGTQRLQLITDAGLTRHESTGIESGKVITEIWDIHPDDPLTARHETRWRYTIGRAHWQTRTETRTVMTCDATSFHIAACLQAYEGKDCLVARDWQFSVPRDGT